The Neoarius graeffei isolate fNeoGra1 chromosome 12, fNeoGra1.pri, whole genome shotgun sequence genome window below encodes:
- the defbl1 gene encoding beta-defensin-like 1, whose product MKPQCALLLVLLVILALHTRGNEALSFAWACVALNGVCRQGACLPSELYFGPLGCGKNFLCCVKFPLTAEN is encoded by the exons ATGAAACCTCAGTGTGCACTGCTTCTGGTCCTGTTGGTCATCTTAGCTCTGCACA CTAGAGGAAATGAAGCTTTGTCATTCGCTTGGGCCTGTGTTGCCCTCAATGGAGTTTGTAGACAAGGAGCATGTCTGCCTTCAGAACTCTACTTCGGACCGTTAGGATGTGGGAAGAATTTTTT ATGCTGTGTCAAATTTCCTTTGACTGCTGAAAATTAA